The following proteins are co-located in the Bordetella bronchialis genome:
- a CDS encoding acyclic terpene utilization AtuA family protein: MTNEVRMVSASGILGYGFPEASLATALRARPHMVGVDGGSSDPGPHYLGSGKTLNSALQMKRDIRLLLRGAMELDIPMMIGTCGGAGGEPHLQACAALVREIAREEGMHFKMALIHAEQDKERLKAGIRAGRVQPLGKAGPLSEDEVERAERIVGMMGPEPHLAALRAGAQVILAGRGTDPAPWVALAMHHGIPAAPAWYAGKLLECACNAALPKKHDCLIATLGEDYVEVEPANPELRCTPLSVSVQALHESASPIVRYEPGGVLDTSACVMQAVSERRVRITGMQWKPQPYTIKLEAAACSGYSAIAFAGTRDPGLIGQLESFIAAVTEASHTKIAALGIPRERYRIVMRLYGKDGVMGEWEPLRQARSHEIGILAEVVGDTQEIANAALALTRVTLLHSDFPGRLCREGNMAFPFSPSDIERGPVYEFTMQHVIRTDDPLGMFPIEYETV; this comes from the coding sequence GTATGGTCTCGGCCAGCGGAATCCTGGGATATGGCTTTCCGGAAGCCTCCCTGGCCACCGCATTGCGGGCCCGGCCCCATATGGTGGGCGTGGATGGGGGCAGCTCCGATCCCGGGCCGCATTACCTGGGTTCCGGCAAGACGCTCAATTCCGCCTTGCAGATGAAGCGGGACATCCGCCTGCTGCTGCGCGGCGCGATGGAGCTGGATATCCCCATGATGATAGGCACGTGCGGCGGCGCCGGTGGCGAGCCGCACCTGCAGGCCTGCGCCGCGCTGGTGCGCGAGATCGCCCGCGAAGAGGGCATGCATTTCAAGATGGCGCTCATCCATGCCGAGCAGGACAAGGAGCGGCTGAAGGCCGGCATCCGCGCGGGGCGCGTGCAGCCGCTCGGCAAGGCCGGTCCGCTGTCCGAGGACGAGGTCGAGCGCGCCGAGCGCATCGTCGGCATGATGGGGCCGGAACCGCACCTGGCGGCGCTGCGCGCGGGCGCGCAGGTCATCCTGGCCGGCCGCGGCACCGATCCCGCGCCCTGGGTGGCGCTGGCCATGCACCATGGCATTCCGGCGGCGCCGGCCTGGTACGCGGGCAAGCTGCTGGAATGCGCCTGCAACGCCGCATTGCCGAAAAAGCACGACTGCCTGATCGCCACGCTGGGCGAGGACTATGTCGAGGTGGAGCCGGCCAACCCGGAACTGCGCTGCACGCCCTTGTCGGTATCGGTGCAGGCCCTGCACGAGAGCGCCAGCCCCATCGTGCGCTACGAGCCCGGCGGCGTCCTGGATACCAGCGCCTGCGTCATGCAGGCCGTCTCGGAGCGGCGCGTCCGCATCACCGGCATGCAGTGGAAGCCGCAGCCCTACACCATCAAGCTGGAAGCCGCGGCCTGCTCGGGCTATAGCGCCATCGCCTTCGCCGGTACGCGCGATCCGGGCCTGATCGGCCAGCTGGAAAGCTTCATCGCGGCCGTGACGGAGGCTTCCCACACCAAGATCGCGGCGCTGGGGATTCCGCGCGAACGCTATCGCATTGTCATGCGCCTGTATGGCAAGGACGGGGTGATGGGCGAGTGGGAGCCCTTGCGCCAGGCCCGCAGCCACGAAATCGGCATCCTGGCCGAGGTGGTCGGCGACACCCAGGAAATCGCCAATGCCGCACTGGCGCTGACCCGCGTCACGCTGCTGCACAGCGATTTTCCCGGGCGGCTGTGCCGCGAGGGCAATATGGCCTTCCCGTTCTCGCCCTCCGACATCGAGCGCGGCCCGGTCTACGAGTTCACCATGCAGCATGTGATCCGCACCGACGATCCGCTCGGCATGTTCCCGATCGAATACGAGACCGTCTAG
- a CDS encoding DUF4387 domain-containing protein, which yields MTKLKDIAKACKSKNAGPFELTLDIMFDSAETFERVRRTGVITRERIAALYGVAPEDVLFTEYPPALAYKATLPRRIVSGAIGDTDVYGAQQHAPLLDLELPL from the coding sequence ATGACCAAACTGAAAGATATCGCCAAGGCCTGCAAAAGCAAGAACGCGGGCCCCTTCGAGCTGACGCTGGACATCATGTTCGACAGCGCCGAGACCTTCGAGCGGGTTCGCCGCACCGGCGTGATCACGCGCGAGCGCATCGCCGCGCTGTACGGCGTCGCGCCCGAGGACGTGCTGTTCACCGAATATCCGCCGGCCCTGGCCTACAAGGCGACCCTGCCGCGACGCATCGTATCCGGCGCCATCGGCGATACCGACGTCTACGGCGCCCAGCAGCATGCGCCGCTGCTCGACCTGGAATTGCCGCTGTAG